The proteins below are encoded in one region of Ascaphus truei isolate aAscTru1 chromosome 10, aAscTru1.hap1, whole genome shotgun sequence:
- the LOC142503773 gene encoding tissue factor-like isoform X1, translating to MCSLSLLLQAAVCFSVLCWHRAPASDNLNLTTAVNIKWSSINFKTILEWQPEPTNYSYTVEVSGKKSDWKKKCIYTMSTECDVTDLLDNPKDTYHARIISTIQVNDDITEEFPFSVSPPFVPYEETIIGKPGIEQYKLYTENDTLQVTIVDPLTPYRFPNNSLQSIRDIFKDDLRYTVYFWKASSTGKKSATTQSNELVIRVDKGESYCFYVQATIMSRKLNRESQESEAHCTTNEGREYDYTVFIAVIIAVFVIIVIIIALSVMLCKRKKANKEEKAKENMPLNDV from the exons ATGTGcagcctctctctgctcctccaagCTGCGGTGTGCTTCTCTGTCCTCTGCTGGCACAGGGCCCCAGCCTCAG ACAATCTAAACTTAACAACTGCTGTAAACATTAAATGGTCATCTATCAACTTTAAGACTATACTTGAGTGGCAGCCTGAACCTACAAATTATTCCTATACAGTTGAAGTGTCTGG AAAGAAATCTGACTGGAAAAAGAAATGTATATATACTATGAGCACAGAGTGTGACGTCACGGATTTGTTAGACAACCCAAAGGACACATACCATGCCCGAATCATCTCGACAATACAAGTGAATGATGACATCACAGAGGAGTTTCCTTTCAGTGTCAGCCCTCCGTTCGTACCTTACGAAGAGA CAATCATCGGAAAGCCAGGCATCGAACAATACAAGTTATACACAGAAAATGACACACTCCAAGTCACCATTGTCGATCCACTTACACCGTATCGATTCCCCAACAACAGTTTGCAAAGTATTCGAGACATTTTTAAAGATGACTTGAGATATACCGTCTATTTCTGGAAAGCTTCGAGCACAGGCAAG AAGTCGGCGACAACACAGAGTAATGAGCTTGTAATCCGTGTGGACAAAGGGGAGAGCTATTGTTTTTACGTGCAGGCGACAATCATGTCTCGTAAACTCAACCGCGAGAGCCAAGAAAGCGAAGCACACTGCACAACTAATGAAGGGAGGG AGTACGACTATACTGTATTTATTGCTGTGATAATAGCAGTGTTTGTTATCATCGTGATTATCATAGCTCTGTCTGTGATGCTCTGCAAGCGCAAAAAGGCAAACAAAGAAGAAAAGGCAAAAGAAAACATGCCACTGAATGATGTCTGA
- the LOC142503773 gene encoding tissue factor-like isoform X2 — MCSLSLLLQAAVCFSVLCWHRAPASDNLNLTTAVNIKWSSINFKTILEWQPEPTNYSYTVEVSGKKSDWKKKCIYTMSTECDVTDLLDNPKDTYHARIISTIQVNDDITEEFPFSVSPPFVPYEETIIGKPGIEQYKLYTENDTLQVTIVDPLTPYRFPNNSLQSIRDIFKDDLRYTVYFWKASSTGKKSATTQSNELVIRVDKGESYCFYVQATIMSRKLNRESQESEAHCTTNEGRVPSGVYSSIAYLYLCSTTILYLLL; from the exons ATGTGcagcctctctctgctcctccaagCTGCGGTGTGCTTCTCTGTCCTCTGCTGGCACAGGGCCCCAGCCTCAG ACAATCTAAACTTAACAACTGCTGTAAACATTAAATGGTCATCTATCAACTTTAAGACTATACTTGAGTGGCAGCCTGAACCTACAAATTATTCCTATACAGTTGAAGTGTCTGG AAAGAAATCTGACTGGAAAAAGAAATGTATATATACTATGAGCACAGAGTGTGACGTCACGGATTTGTTAGACAACCCAAAGGACACATACCATGCCCGAATCATCTCGACAATACAAGTGAATGATGACATCACAGAGGAGTTTCCTTTCAGTGTCAGCCCTCCGTTCGTACCTTACGAAGAGA CAATCATCGGAAAGCCAGGCATCGAACAATACAAGTTATACACAGAAAATGACACACTCCAAGTCACCATTGTCGATCCACTTACACCGTATCGATTCCCCAACAACAGTTTGCAAAGTATTCGAGACATTTTTAAAGATGACTTGAGATATACCGTCTATTTCTGGAAAGCTTCGAGCACAGGCAAG AAGTCGGCGACAACACAGAGTAATGAGCTTGTAATCCGTGTGGACAAAGGGGAGAGCTATTGTTTTTACGTGCAGGCGACAATCATGTCTCGTAAACTCAACCGCGAGAGCCAAGAAAGCGAAGCACACTGCACAACTAATGAAGGGAGGG TACCCAGTGGTGTGTATTCCTCCATTGCATATTTGTACCTCTGT AGTACGACTATACTGTATTTATTGCTGTGA